A window from uncultured Desulfovibrio sp. encodes these proteins:
- the nadC gene encoding carboxylating nicotinate-nucleotide diphosphorylase: MLTPWATFFSGRGRTFLDRAIELALDEDGPDLTAEGLFTADAPMRAVIRAKEDTLVAGLPVMEEVFRCMGAADRVSAVCLVDEGSRVAAMTEVASMQGPAVVLLKAERVILNFITHLSGIANLTARYVHELEGSGVRLLDTRKTTPGLRWPEKYAVLVGGGCNHRRDLTEMLMLKDNHIDAAGSIVAAVARLRQRYQPCPPIEVECRTLDHVREAVAARADRIMMDNMRPPLLCEALSLVPPDLETEVSGGVTLETIGTLARCCPRRPDFISVGRLTHSAVAADFSMTLQQG; encoded by the coding sequence ATGTTGACGCCTTGGGCAACTTTTTTCTCCGGCCGCGGACGGACTTTCCTGGACCGCGCCATCGAACTGGCTCTGGATGAAGACGGCCCGGACCTGACGGCCGAGGGACTCTTTACGGCCGATGCGCCCATGCGGGCAGTCATCCGCGCCAAGGAAGATACCCTGGTGGCCGGTCTGCCCGTCATGGAAGAGGTTTTCCGCTGCATGGGCGCGGCAGACCGGGTCAGCGCTGTCTGCCTGGTCGACGAGGGCAGCCGCGTGGCTGCCATGACCGAGGTGGCCAGCATGCAGGGGCCGGCCGTGGTGCTGCTCAAGGCTGAACGGGTCATCCTCAATTTCATCACCCACCTTTCGGGCATCGCCAACCTCACGGCCCGCTACGTGCACGAACTGGAAGGCTCCGGCGTGCGCCTGCTGGATACGCGCAAGACCACGCCCGGCCTGCGCTGGCCGGAAAAATATGCCGTACTGGTCGGCGGCGGCTGCAATCACCGCCGGGACCTGACGGAAATGCTCATGCTCAAGGACAATCACATCGATGCCGCCGGCTCCATTGTGGCTGCCGTGGCCCGGCTGCGCCAGCGCTATCAGCCCTGTCCCCCCATCGAGGTGGAGTGTCGCACCCTTGACCATGTGCGCGAAGCCGTGGCTGCCCGCGCCGACCGCATCATGATGGACAATATGCGCCCGCCGCTGCTCTGCGAGGCCCTGTCCCTCGTTCCGCCGGACCTGGAAACGGAAGTGAGCGGCGGCGTTACCCTGGAAACCATTGGCACCCTGGCCCGCTGCTGCCCGCGCCGTCCCGACTTCATTTCCGTGGGACGACTGACACATTCCGCCGTGGCGGCAGATTTCAGCATGACCCTGCAGCAGGGTTAG
- the mgtE gene encoding magnesium transporter, translating to MSEQQNSPQQHNSAADVPAVVPAPSPQQGKTDAAPSVAGPACSLVPGELPAAVPPPLDPEAGRGMVSGALPGTGDGAASAEERHSYSVPDICQDEEDMDAEFIHPADMADHLENLSLEKQVCALRHMNTEDAAEALAELDGSVAVDVLENLDADVAAQIIAEMEPDDAADVLDELDEEHRDVLLGKLNKEDSEELRNLLNFDPDSAAGVMNTELILLEESMTVDEAIAHIRSEMADKESPYYGYVVDSHDVLLGVLSLRDIMLARPGTVVGDAVRDQSVVTVPYDMDKGEVANLLSHYNFLAMPVVDHEGHIMGLVTYDDIMDIMHEEASADMQGMVGADPGESVDTPWLESVAKRLPWLVVNMVNSALSASVVYMFEGSIAQMAALAVLMPMVANQAGNTGQQALAVMIRQLATDRFEQKKAWLAVLREAKIGLVTGIFMSLLALGGAWVFTGIPLVGIVMGGALLCDMMLGAVAGGSIPLIFRAMGRDPAQASSIFLTTITDGAGFFIFLGLATLLLFS from the coding sequence ATGAGCGAGCAGCAGAACAGCCCACAGCAGCACAATTCCGCGGCGGATGTCCCTGCCGTTGTTCCGGCCCCTTCCCCGCAGCAGGGGAAGACGGATGCCGCGCCTTCCGTGGCGGGGCCGGCCTGTTCGCTTGTTCCCGGGGAGCTGCCCGCCGCCGTGCCGCCGCCGCTGGACCCGGAGGCGGGGCGGGGCATGGTTTCCGGCGCGTTGCCCGGTACGGGAGATGGCGCCGCCTCCGCGGAGGAGCGCCACAGCTACAGCGTGCCGGATATCTGCCAGGATGAAGAGGACATGGATGCCGAATTCATTCATCCGGCGGACATGGCGGATCACCTCGAGAATCTGAGCCTCGAAAAGCAGGTCTGCGCCCTGCGCCACATGAACACCGAGGACGCCGCCGAGGCCCTGGCCGAGCTGGATGGCAGCGTGGCCGTGGACGTGCTGGAAAATCTCGATGCCGATGTGGCCGCCCAGATCATCGCGGAAATGGAGCCGGACGACGCAGCGGACGTGCTGGATGAGCTGGACGAGGAACATCGCGACGTTCTGCTGGGCAAGCTGAACAAGGAAGATTCCGAAGAGCTGCGCAATCTGCTCAACTTTGACCCGGATTCCGCCGCCGGCGTCATGAATACCGAGCTGATTCTGCTGGAAGAAAGCATGACCGTGGACGAGGCCATTGCGCACATCCGCAGCGAAATGGCCGACAAGGAAAGCCCCTACTACGGCTATGTGGTGGATTCCCATGACGTGCTGCTGGGGGTGCTTTCCCTGCGCGACATCATGCTGGCCCGTCCCGGCACCGTGGTGGGAGACGCTGTCCGGGATCAGAGCGTGGTTACCGTGCCCTATGACATGGACAAGGGCGAAGTGGCCAACCTGCTGTCGCACTACAATTTTCTGGCCATGCCCGTGGTGGATCACGAGGGGCATATCATGGGCCTTGTGACCTATGACGACATCATGGACATCATGCACGAAGAGGCCAGCGCCGACATGCAGGGCATGGTGGGCGCCGACCCCGGCGAAAGCGTGGATACCCCGTGGCTGGAGAGCGTGGCCAAGCGACTGCCCTGGCTGGTGGTCAACATGGTCAATTCCGCCCTGTCGGCGTCGGTGGTCTATATGTTCGAGGGCAGCATAGCCCAGATGGCCGCCCTGGCCGTGCTCATGCCCATGGTGGCCAATCAGGCCGGCAATACGGGGCAGCAGGCGCTGGCCGTCATGATCCGTCAGCTGGCCACGGACCGTTTCGAGCAGAAAAAGGCCTGGCTGGCCGTGCTGCGCGAAGCCAAGATCGGCCTGGTCACCGGCATATTCATGTCGTTGCTGGCACTGGGCGGTGCCTGGGTCTTCACGGGCATTCCCCTGGTAGGCATTGTCATGGGCGGTGCACTGCTGTGCGACATGATGCTCGGCGCCGTGGCCGGGGGGTCCATTCCGCTTATTTTCCGGGCCATGGGGCGAGATCCGGCCCAGGCCTCCAGCATTTTTCTCACCACTATTACTGACGGCGCAGGCTTTTTCATCTTTCTGGGCCTGGCAACGCTGCTGCTGTTTTCCTGA
- the nadA gene encoding quinolinate synthase NadA, with the protein MQTTTDAIAALKRKLGSRLCILGHHYENDAVIQHCDITGDSLELARRIPDITAEHIVFCGVYFMGESAALLAAPGQHVYLPAPDADCAMSLMAPGERARAVLACLHAGGRPVIPVAYVNTTLALKAVVGEYGGTVCTSANARTVLRWALDQGRGVLFLPDRHLARNTGRQLGLNESNWCQLELDEQGLTPAEQDKSHPLWQADMLLWPGCCPIHEELTEAQVLAMRAAHPGCTVVAHPECRPEVIALCDGAGSTSYIIREAARLADEKPGSTLVVGTETNLVQRLGRRHAATCTVLPLAQAICPDMAKITEARLLTLLEGIAAGTAEALTVDPAQCPPARLTLTRMLDICAR; encoded by the coding sequence ATGCAGACCACCACCGACGCCATCGCCGCACTGAAGCGCAAACTGGGTTCCCGCCTCTGTATCCTGGGACATCATTACGAAAACGACGCCGTGATACAGCATTGCGACATCACGGGGGACTCGCTGGAGCTGGCCCGCCGCATACCGGACATCACGGCCGAGCACATCGTGTTCTGCGGGGTCTACTTCATGGGCGAGTCGGCGGCCCTGCTGGCCGCACCCGGGCAGCATGTCTATCTGCCGGCCCCGGATGCGGACTGCGCCATGTCCCTCATGGCACCGGGAGAACGCGCCCGCGCCGTTCTTGCCTGCCTGCATGCCGGCGGGCGTCCGGTCATTCCCGTGGCCTATGTCAATACCACCCTGGCCCTCAAGGCCGTGGTGGGCGAATACGGCGGCACGGTCTGCACCTCGGCCAATGCCCGCACCGTGCTGCGGTGGGCACTGGACCAGGGCCGTGGCGTGCTCTTTCTGCCGGACAGGCACCTGGCCCGCAACACGGGCAGGCAGCTTGGCCTGAACGAAAGCAACTGGTGCCAGCTGGAGCTGGACGAACAAGGGCTGACGCCTGCCGAACAGGACAAAAGCCATCCCCTCTGGCAGGCGGACATGCTGCTCTGGCCGGGCTGCTGCCCCATTCATGAAGAACTGACCGAGGCCCAGGTTCTGGCCATGCGCGCGGCCCATCCCGGATGCACCGTGGTGGCGCATCCCGAATGCCGCCCCGAGGTCATCGCCCTGTGCGACGGTGCCGGCTCCACCTCCTACATCATCAGGGAAGCGGCCCGCCTGGCTGACGAAAAACCGGGCAGCACCCTTGTGGTGGGCACGGAAACCAATCTTGTGCAACGCCTTGGCCGGCGCCACGCCGCCACCTGCACGGTCCTGCCCCTGGCACAGGCCATCTGTCCGGATATGGCCAAGATTACGGAAGCCCGGCTGCTGACCCTGCTGGAAGGCATTGCTGCCGGCACGGCCGAAGCCCTCACGGTGGACCCGGCCCAGTGCCCGCCGGCCCGTCTGACGCTGACCCGCATGCTGGATATCTGCGCCCGCTAG
- a CDS encoding alanine--glyoxylate aminotransferase family protein, with the protein MLNKTRLLTPGPTPLPEQVRLALAQDMIHHRKSDFMNIMQRVQGNLRTLFGTEQAVLPLSCSGTGAMTAAVYSLFSPGERVLVINGGKFGERWRDIARMRGLDVKTIDVEWGKAVEAADVIAALDADPAIRGVFIQLSETSTGVLHPVQEVAAVTRQRDLLLVVDGVSAVSISPCPMDAWGIDCLVTGSQKGLMLPPGLALLALSPRAWKRAEELTPGCFYFNLPKERDKLLKGQTLFTSPINLIVGLDVSLGMLLKDGLEAVYRKQWALTMLTRTALEVMGLELLARDHFTWGITSVKLPEGVDGVQVVKLAAEKYGVMMAGGQDKLKGRIVRVGHMGWVDWSDVTAGLYALNRCLAAVGGYSGARDYLEQGLDAYERALEVAPGTPILRHHG; encoded by the coding sequence ATGCTTAACAAGACCAGACTGCTGACCCCCGGACCCACGCCCCTGCCGGAACAGGTGCGCCTTGCGCTTGCGCAGGACATGATTCATCACCGCAAAAGCGACTTCATGAACATCATGCAGCGCGTGCAGGGGAACCTGCGCACGCTTTTCGGCACGGAACAGGCTGTGCTGCCGCTGAGCTGCTCCGGCACCGGCGCCATGACCGCAGCCGTCTACAGTCTCTTTTCTCCCGGCGAACGGGTGCTGGTGATCAATGGCGGCAAGTTCGGCGAACGCTGGCGCGACATTGCCCGCATGCGTGGTCTGGATGTCAAGACCATTGACGTGGAATGGGGCAAGGCCGTCGAAGCAGCCGATGTCATTGCCGCTCTGGACGCGGATCCTGCCATCCGCGGCGTTTTCATCCAGCTTTCCGAAACGTCCACGGGCGTGCTGCATCCCGTGCAGGAAGTGGCCGCCGTGACCCGGCAGCGGGATCTGCTGCTGGTGGTGGACGGTGTTTCGGCCGTGAGCATCTCGCCCTGTCCCATGGATGCGTGGGGCATCGACTGTCTGGTCACCGGCTCGCAGAAGGGCCTCATGCTGCCTCCCGGTCTGGCCCTGCTGGCCCTTTCTCCCAGAGCCTGGAAACGCGCCGAGGAACTGACGCCCGGCTGCTTCTACTTCAACCTGCCCAAGGAACGCGACAAGCTGCTCAAGGGGCAGACGCTCTTCACCTCGCCCATCAACCTCATTGTGGGGCTGGACGTGAGCCTGGGCATGCTGCTCAAGGATGGTCTGGAGGCGGTCTATCGCAAGCAGTGGGCGCTGACCATGCTGACCCGCACCGCCCTTGAGGTCATGGGCCTGGAGCTGCTGGCCCGTGATCACTTCACCTGGGGCATCACCAGCGTCAAGCTGCCCGAAGGAGTGGATGGCGTGCAGGTGGTGAAGCTGGCTGCCGAAAAGTACGGCGTCATGATGGCTGGCGGGCAGGACAAGCTCAAGGGCCGTATTGTGCGCGTGGGGCACATGGGCTGGGTGGACTGGTCCGACGTCACGGCCGGCCTGTATGCCCTGAACCGCTGCCTGGCTGCCGTAGGCGGCTACAGCGGTGCCCGCGACTATCTGGAACAGGGCCTTGATGCCTACGAACGTGCGCTGGAAGTGGCCCCCGGCACACCCATTCTGCGTCATCACGGCTAG
- a CDS encoding class I SAM-dependent rRNA methyltransferase — MRTLWLGKGEDRRLRAGHLWIFGNEVDGQRSPLTDFAPGEGVTVRDARGGVIGSAFVNPHSLICARLYSRHPDRELDEALLRERLTAALALRQRLFDVPYYRLCHGEGDLLPGLVVDRFGDHLTVQLGTAGMEARREQLAACLHELLHPSSILWDNDLAARGLEQLSRQSVLEGPVPRRLDIPENGCRFTAPLLDGQKTGWFYDQRANRREAARYARGADVLDIFCYAGGFGGTAAAAGARSVTFVDASPQAVELAVDNAGRNAPELARAQAVTGLCGDAFVLLQELHEAGRRFSLICLDPPAFIKRRKDMAQGLAAYHRVNALALHLLAPGGILVSCSCSHHLPADELRRCLSHAAAKQKQALRMLYAGSQGPDHPVHVAMPETAYLKCFIVQKNA, encoded by the coding sequence ATGCGTACCCTCTGGCTTGGAAAAGGCGAAGACCGCCGCCTGCGTGCCGGCCATCTCTGGATATTCGGCAACGAGGTGGACGGGCAGCGCAGCCCCCTCACCGATTTTGCGCCCGGTGAAGGCGTGACCGTGCGGGATGCGCGGGGCGGTGTCATCGGCAGTGCCTTTGTGAACCCGCATTCGCTCATCTGTGCCCGTCTCTACAGCCGCCACCCTGACCGCGAGCTGGACGAGGCCCTGCTGCGGGAGCGGCTGACGGCGGCACTGGCCCTGCGGCAGCGCCTTTTTGACGTGCCCTATTACCGCCTCTGCCATGGCGAAGGCGACCTGCTGCCCGGCCTGGTGGTGGACCGCTTTGGCGACCACCTGACCGTGCAGCTGGGCACGGCCGGCATGGAGGCCCGCCGCGAACAGCTGGCCGCCTGCCTGCACGAGCTGCTGCATCCTTCCTCCATCCTCTGGGACAATGATCTGGCGGCCCGCGGTCTGGAACAGCTTTCCCGCCAGTCGGTGCTGGAAGGGCCGGTGCCCCGGCGCCTGGATATTCCCGAAAACGGCTGCCGCTTCACCGCTCCCCTGCTGGACGGGCAGAAAACCGGCTGGTTCTATGACCAGCGGGCCAATCGCCGCGAGGCCGCCCGGTATGCCCGCGGGGCCGATGTGCTGGACATCTTCTGCTATGCCGGCGGCTTTGGCGGCACGGCAGCGGCAGCCGGCGCCCGCTCCGTCACCTTTGTGGATGCCTCGCCCCAGGCTGTGGAGCTGGCTGTCGACAATGCGGGCCGCAATGCGCCCGAGCTGGCCCGTGCCCAGGCCGTTACGGGCCTGTGCGGCGATGCCTTTGTCCTGCTCCAGGAACTACATGAAGCAGGCCGTCGCTTTTCCCTCATCTGTCTTGACCCGCCGGCCTTCATCAAGCGCCGCAAGGATATGGCGCAGGGCCTGGCCGCCTACCACCGGGTCAATGCCCTGGCGCTGCACCTGCTTGCCCCCGGCGGCATCCTGGTGAGCTGCTCCTGCTCCCATCACCTGCCCGCCGACGAGCTGCGCCGCTGCCTGAGCCACGCGGCCGCCAAGCAGAAGCAGGCCCTGCGCATGCTGTACGCCGGCAGCCAGGGACCGGACCACCCCGTGCATGTGGCCATGCCCGAAACCGCCTACCTCAAGTGTTTCATTGTTCAGAAAAACGCTTGA
- the nadB gene encoding L-aspartate oxidase has product MSHTRCHVPVLIIGSGIAGCTAALTLADAGHEVLLISAGEGLGKGNSELAQGGIIYRAATDDREAEARALERDILVAGHRYNSRAAVRQLCRQGPDCVDAMLIRRAGIKFDSNADGSFNLTREGGHGANRILHCADYSGRAIMEGLIAQVLAHPRITRLFRRAAIDLLTSRHHDHSTQYRYNITNRCLGAYVLNEESGEPETILADWTVLATGGVGQVFLHSTNAPDCVGAGISMAARAGVTLANLEFMQFHPTALYEERSNRRPLITEAMRGEGAHLLDEKGQPFMLRHDKRGDLAPRDIVAQAMMEEMLHSGSPCLFLDVSDVKQDLPTRFPTVFNQCLEVGIDIRKEPIPVVPAAHYFCGGVLSDGHGRTSMPGLYAIGECACTGLHGANRLASTSLLEGLVWGMACGHDLARQLDRKVGVIPKVQADAIPDWQHEGDEQRDDPALVAQDWANIRSTMWNYVGISRTAPRLRRAFEDMRDLVRHIHDFYKTTRISRRLVDLFHGSQTAYVITQAAMRNPVSLGCHHRVN; this is encoded by the coding sequence ATGAGTCATACCCGCTGTCATGTGCCTGTTCTGATCATCGGTTCGGGGATTGCCGGCTGCACGGCCGCCCTCACACTGGCTGACGCCGGCCACGAAGTGCTGCTTATCAGCGCGGGGGAAGGTCTGGGCAAGGGCAATTCGGAACTGGCCCAGGGCGGCATCATCTACCGTGCGGCCACGGACGACCGGGAGGCCGAGGCCCGCGCCCTGGAACGCGACATTCTTGTAGCCGGCCATCGTTACAATTCGCGGGCAGCCGTGCGACAGCTCTGCCGCCAGGGGCCTGACTGCGTGGATGCCATGCTCATCCGGCGCGCCGGCATCAAATTCGACAGCAATGCCGACGGCAGCTTCAACCTGACCCGTGAAGGCGGGCACGGGGCCAACCGCATCCTGCACTGCGCCGACTATTCCGGGCGGGCCATCATGGAAGGCCTCATTGCCCAGGTGCTGGCCCATCCGCGCATTACCCGCCTGTTCCGCCGGGCGGCCATTGACCTGCTGACCAGCCGTCACCATGACCATTCCACGCAGTACCGTTACAACATCACCAATCGCTGCCTTGGCGCCTATGTTCTCAATGAGGAAAGCGGCGAACCGGAAACCATTCTGGCGGACTGGACCGTTCTGGCCACCGGCGGCGTGGGCCAGGTTTTTCTGCATTCCACCAACGCGCCGGACTGCGTGGGCGCGGGTATTTCCATGGCGGCCCGGGCAGGCGTGACCCTGGCCAACCTGGAGTTCATGCAGTTTCATCCCACCGCCCTGTATGAGGAGCGCAGCAACCGCCGCCCCCTCATCACCGAAGCCATGCGTGGCGAAGGCGCCCATCTGCTGGATGAAAAGGGCCAGCCCTTCATGCTGCGCCACGACAAACGCGGTGACCTTGCCCCACGCGATATCGTGGCGCAGGCCATGATGGAGGAAATGCTGCACAGCGGCTCCCCCTGCCTTTTCCTTGATGTGAGCGACGTCAAGCAGGACCTGCCCACGCGCTTCCCCACGGTGTTCAATCAGTGCCTGGAAGTGGGCATCGACATCCGCAAGGAACCCATCCCCGTGGTGCCGGCGGCGCACTACTTCTGCGGCGGCGTCCTGTCCGACGGGCACGGGCGCACATCCATGCCCGGTCTGTATGCCATTGGCGAATGCGCCTGCACGGGCCTGCACGGGGCCAACCGCCTGGCCAGTACCTCCCTGCTGGAGGGGCTTGTGTGGGGCATGGCCTGCGGGCATGATCTGGCCCGTCAGCTGGACCGCAAGGTCGGCGTCATCCCCAAGGTTCAGGCCGATGCCATCCCCGACTGGCAGCATGAAGGCGACGAACAGCGCGACGACCCGGCCCTGGTGGCGCAGGACTGGGCCAACATCCGCAGCACCATGTGGAATTATGTGGGCATTTCCCGCACGGCGCCCCGCCTGCGCCGGGCATTCGAAGACATGCGCGATCTGGTGCGGCACATCCACGACTTCTACAAGACCACCCGCATATCCCGGCGGCTCGTGGATCTGTTCCACGGTTCGCAGACGGCCTACGTCATCACCCAGGCCGCCATGCGCAACCCCGTCAGCCTGGGCTGCCATCACCGCGTCAACTGA
- the argC gene encoding N-acetyl-gamma-glutamyl-phosphate reductase: protein MADMIRAGLVGITGYTGMELARLLAMHPRMRLVEACSRAEAGRRLGDFYPFLEKLPGADVCISEFHAQRMAAACDVVFLAVPHGTAMEMAADLIAAGTRVVDLSADFRLRDAQVYEQWYVPHTRQSLLPQAVYGLPELYADQAARSRLVANPGCYPSSAILGLYAALKHDLIQTDGIVVDSKSGTTGAGRKATVSSLYCEVADTFRAYGLAKHRHTPEIEQEVSLLAGREVHVSFNPHLVPMNRGILSTIYTMLKNPATTLDDVHAAYSRTWAGSRWIRVLPKGKLPETRFVRGTMFCDLGLAVDPRTGRLIIVAAIDNLCRGASGQAIANANLMCGLPVETGLELAPLMP, encoded by the coding sequence ATGGCTGACATGATTCGCGCCGGTCTTGTGGGCATTACCGGCTATACCGGTATGGAACTGGCCCGCCTGCTGGCCATGCACCCCCGCATGCGCCTGGTGGAAGCCTGTTCCCGTGCCGAGGCCGGCCGCCGCCTGGGTGACTTCTACCCCTTCCTGGAAAAACTGCCCGGCGCCGATGTGTGCATCAGCGAGTTCCATGCCCAGCGCATGGCCGCGGCCTGTGACGTGGTCTTTCTGGCCGTGCCCCATGGCACGGCCATGGAAATGGCCGCCGATCTGATCGCTGCCGGCACCCGTGTGGTGGACCTTTCGGCAGACTTCCGCCTGCGGGATGCCCAGGTCTACGAACAATGGTATGTGCCGCACACCCGCCAGAGCCTGCTGCCGCAGGCGGTCTACGGCCTACCGGAACTCTATGCGGACCAGGCGGCCCGCAGCCGTCTGGTGGCCAATCCGGGCTGCTATCCCTCATCGGCCATTCTCGGCCTGTATGCCGCCCTGAAGCATGACCTCATCCAGACCGACGGCATTGTGGTGGATTCCAAGTCCGGCACCACGGGCGCGGGGCGCAAGGCGACCGTCTCCTCGCTGTACTGCGAAGTGGCCGATACCTTCCGGGCCTACGGCCTGGCCAAGCATCGCCATACACCGGAAATCGAGCAGGAAGTCTCCCTGCTGGCAGGCCGGGAGGTGCATGTCTCCTTCAATCCCCATCTGGTTCCCATGAACCGCGGCATCCTGTCCACCATCTACACCATGCTCAAGAATCCGGCCACCACGCTGGATGACGTGCATGCCGCCTACAGCCGCACCTGGGCCGGCAGCCGCTGGATCCGCGTGCTGCCCAAGGGCAAGCTGCCGGAAACCCGCTTTGTCCGCGGCACCATGTTCTGCGATCTGGGCCTGGCTGTGGACCCGCGCACCGGGCGCCTCATCATTGTGGCGGCCATTGACAATCTGTGCCGGGGCGCTTCCGGACAGGCCATTGCCAATGCCAACCTCATGTGCGGCCTTCCCGTGGAAACGGGCCTTGAACTGGCGCCGCTCATGCCGTAA
- the hypD gene encoding hydrogenase formation protein HypD has translation MTPFSSTDGAAADSNLAARLTRSLRDPQLCHALLARLEQALDGRSLRFMEVCGTHTVSIFQSGLRSLLPAAVRHLSGPGCPVCVTHDAEVAAFLDLAGRDNVIVATFGDLLRVPGPGGKSLKHAKAQGARVEIVYSPMDALTLAAANPRQTVVFLGIGFETTAPTVAATLSMAESRGLDNFTVFSLHKLVPPALRALLDDPLQQEQPIEAFLLPGHVSTILGLAPYAFLADEYHVPAVVGGFEPADILLALCLMAEQRRDGRAAVVNAYPRAVDNTGNPRARALLEQYFQPADALWRGIGRIARSGLALRPAYARFDAVARLDIPLPDVPPLPGCRCGQVLKGHITPPQCPLFGKACTPATPVGPCMVSTEGSCAAYYKYSQL, from the coding sequence ATGACGCCTTTTTCCTCCACAGACGGTGCCGCAGCGGACAGCAATCTGGCCGCACGGCTCACCCGTTCCCTGCGTGATCCGCAGCTTTGCCACGCCCTGCTGGCCCGACTTGAGCAGGCTCTGGACGGCCGGTCCCTGCGCTTCATGGAAGTCTGCGGCACGCATACCGTGTCCATTTTTCAAAGCGGCCTGCGCTCCCTGCTGCCGGCTGCGGTACGGCATCTTTCTGGTCCGGGCTGTCCGGTCTGCGTCACCCATGATGCGGAAGTGGCGGCCTTTCTGGACCTGGCCGGCCGGGACAACGTCATTGTGGCCACCTTCGGGGACCTGCTGCGCGTTCCCGGCCCCGGCGGCAAAAGCCTCAAGCATGCCAAGGCCCAGGGCGCGCGGGTGGAAATCGTCTACTCGCCCATGGATGCCCTGACGCTGGCCGCGGCCAATCCCCGGCAGACCGTGGTCTTCCTGGGGATCGGCTTTGAAACCACTGCCCCCACGGTGGCCGCCACCCTGAGCATGGCCGAAAGCCGCGGACTGGACAATTTCACAGTCTTTTCGCTGCACAAGCTGGTCCCCCCGGCGCTGCGCGCCCTGCTGGATGACCCCCTGCAACAGGAACAGCCCATCGAAGCCTTTCTGCTGCCGGGGCATGTGTCCACCATTCTCGGCCTTGCCCCCTATGCCTTTCTGGCTGACGAATATCACGTGCCGGCCGTGGTGGGCGGCTTTGAACCGGCGGACATTCTGCTGGCCCTCTGCCTCATGGCCGAACAGCGCCGTGACGGCAGGGCCGCCGTGGTCAATGCCTATCCCCGTGCCGTGGACAATACGGGCAATCCCCGCGCCCGCGCCCTGCTGGAACAGTATTTCCAGCCGGCCGACGCCCTGTGGCGCGGCATAGGCCGCATCGCCCGGAGCGGCCTGGCCCTGCGCCCGGCCTATGCCCGCTTTGATGCTGTGGCCCGGCTGGACATTCCCCTGCCCGACGTGCCGCCCCTGCCGGGCTGCCGCTGCGGCCAGGTGCTCAAGGGGCACATCACGCCCCCGCAGTGCCCCCTGTTCGGCAAGGCCTGTACCCCGGCCACCCCCGTCGGTCCCTGCATGGTGTCCACCGAAGGCAGCTGTGCGGCCTATTACAAATATTCGCAGCTCTGA
- a CDS encoding DUF1844 domain-containing protein gives MNKQNASSASSLPEVTFSTFVMSLASAALVQLGEVPNPDTGAQTANPELARHSIDMLEMLHRKTTQGLDEQERKLLESLLYELRMKYVMKCGNAAR, from the coding sequence ATGAACAAGCAGAATGCGTCGTCCGCCTCGTCATTGCCGGAGGTGACCTTTTCCACCTTTGTCATGTCCCTGGCCTCTGCGGCGCTGGTGCAGCTGGGCGAGGTACCCAATCCCGATACCGGCGCCCAGACCGCCAATCCGGAACTTGCCCGGCACAGCATCGACATGCTGGAAATGCTGCACCGCAAGACCACGCAGGGCCTGGACGAACAGGAGCGGAAGCTGCTGGAAAGCCTGCTCTACGAACTGCGCATGAAATATGTCATGAAATGCGGCAATGCCGCCCGTTAA